From one Shewanella sp. GD04112 genomic stretch:
- a CDS encoding L,D-transpeptidase family protein translates to MMPVSRLTLNPNTSNRSFSSLKRWPLGALLMGLSLAVIESYAAEPLVTAPLSVEAERVEQPALTPSAEVADPDTAVEQILGQTLLLSLADVSPVFSANYQQLIQWQHRALNNEEQLKLRQMQLQLDNYWQYLDAQAECTAPCLSAALIPKDTYFRAVVLKLKQLMALAESSSWETLILEDKLSPGQESPLIAPIAQRLFLLGFLAEMPSTASESVADEAALPVSELGSKPVIKSDIDPNIESDRISPNATTYAGTVARTEQAATDNNSMPYDDELVRAIKNFQTQHGLQADGVIGKQTLYWLNQSPYARAKLLAKNTLRQQLFTRTLPASYLVINIPAFELQFVEAGKVILNSKVIVGKASRPTPLLSSHISSVVLNPPWRVPRTIVRRDIMPHIRQDGHYLQDRGFDVYDYDGARVEHSPQEWQELASSHFPYRLVQRPGAKNALGRYKFHFDNSFSVYLHGTSEPSLFKKTDRALSSGCIRVEKVEELARWFQTHLVKDTRLWDKLTPNTTQSQWFALSDTMPVYTVYWTAWLDDAGQIQYRNDIYHLEVEFTQAVPAAIFYIL, encoded by the coding sequence ATGATGCCTGTGAGTCGATTAACGCTAAATCCTAATACATCCAACCGCAGCTTTAGTTCACTTAAGCGCTGGCCACTCGGTGCATTGTTGATGGGACTTTCGCTTGCAGTCATAGAATCCTATGCCGCCGAACCACTGGTAACAGCACCTTTAAGCGTTGAAGCAGAAAGGGTTGAACAGCCCGCTCTTACGCCCTCCGCTGAAGTCGCTGACCCAGACACTGCAGTTGAGCAAATTCTAGGGCAAACCTTACTCTTGAGTCTTGCCGATGTTAGCCCGGTTTTTAGCGCCAATTATCAACAGTTGATCCAGTGGCAACATAGGGCGCTGAATAACGAGGAGCAATTGAAGCTTCGCCAAATGCAGCTGCAATTGGATAACTATTGGCAGTATCTTGATGCCCAAGCTGAATGCACTGCGCCATGCCTATCGGCAGCACTGATCCCTAAGGATACGTATTTTCGCGCTGTGGTCCTCAAGTTGAAGCAATTGATGGCGTTAGCGGAATCCTCTTCGTGGGAGACACTCATCCTTGAAGATAAGCTCAGTCCAGGGCAAGAGAGCCCGCTCATTGCGCCGATTGCACAGCGCCTTTTCCTATTAGGTTTTCTAGCAGAGATGCCTAGCACGGCTTCCGAGTCTGTAGCCGATGAAGCAGCTTTGCCAGTATCTGAACTAGGATCTAAGCCAGTCATTAAGTCAGACATTGATCCAAACATTGAGTCAGACCGAATTTCACCAAACGCAACAACTTATGCTGGAACGGTTGCACGGACTGAGCAGGCTGCAACTGATAACAATTCCATGCCTTATGATGATGAACTGGTTCGCGCGATCAAAAACTTTCAAACCCAGCATGGCTTACAGGCGGATGGGGTGATAGGTAAACAAACCCTGTATTGGCTTAATCAATCTCCCTATGCTCGGGCAAAGCTGCTGGCGAAAAATACCCTTAGGCAGCAGCTTTTTACTCGCACCTTACCTGCAAGCTATCTGGTGATAAACATCCCTGCATTTGAGCTGCAATTCGTCGAAGCGGGGAAGGTGATCCTTAATTCAAAAGTGATAGTAGGCAAAGCATCGCGGCCAACACCGCTGCTAAGTAGTCATATCTCCAGCGTGGTGCTCAATCCACCGTGGCGCGTACCGCGCACCATAGTGCGGCGCGATATCATGCCCCATATACGCCAAGATGGTCATTACCTGCAGGACCGCGGGTTTGATGTTTACGACTATGACGGCGCGCGAGTCGAACATTCGCCGCAGGAGTGGCAAGAGTTAGCGTCCAGCCATTTTCCCTATCGTTTAGTGCAACGCCCCGGGGCGAAAAACGCCTTAGGTCGATATAAATTTCATTTCGACAACAGTTTTAGTGTGTATTTGCACGGAACTTCTGAGCCAAGTCTCTTTAAAAAGACCGATAGGGCCTTATCATCGGGTTGCATTCGGGTTGAAAAGGTCGAGGAGCTGGCCCGCTGGTTTCAAACTCACTTAGTTAAAGATACGCGCCTTTGGGACAAATTAACGCCTAATACCACTCAATCCCAATGGTTTGCGCTGTCAGATACCATGCCTGTCTACACGGTTTATTGGACAGCATGGCTTGATGATGCTGGGCAAATTCAATATCGCAATGATATTTATCACTTAGAAGTTGAGTTTACCCAGGCGGTGCCTGCAGCAATTTTTTACATTCTATAA
- a CDS encoding glucan biosynthesis protein G, producing MVSLLRCQSFKPSSSLICSLALSAAFALSSSAFAEETKPAENKPATPVVSPPKATAQPANKNQVRFTKTGTFDGDSVVKLARKLASKPYVVLKDPLPAGLAKLTYDEYRDIRFNPISSIWRDQGLPFQMQMFHRGFYFQDLIEIAIVEANQATHLAYEPKYFTAGEVITQALPNDDIGYSGFRIHNQLNTNGVYDELMVFQGASYFRALGKGNSYGLSARGLALKTADPEGEEFPIFRAFWVERPSYDSNLIVVHALLDSPSVAGAYRFSVRPGDNTQIDVEATLFPRVELSKVGLAPSTSMFLHSLNGRHDTDDFRPEVHDSDGLLMFNGRGEHLWRPLANPRQLQVSAFSDNSPQGFGLIQRERNYASYQDLEAHYERRPSLWIEPVGNWGQGAVVLTEIPTESEIHDNIVSFWKPRQPIPAGSEYHFAYRMSWGEEPVAKTNSVVVSRTASGRADIAKATPRRLFVVDYHLNGAMPDELPLAKVESSGGVISNVVIARNAANNGYRLAFELEPEDKELIELRAELKFSTPRQVETWLYRWTL from the coding sequence ATGGTTAGCTTGTTGCGTTGCCAATCGTTTAAACCTTCTTCTTCACTCATTTGCTCACTGGCGCTTAGCGCAGCATTTGCGCTGTCGAGCTCGGCATTTGCTGAAGAGACAAAGCCTGCTGAAAACAAACCCGCCACACCTGTGGTGAGTCCACCTAAGGCGACGGCTCAGCCGGCGAACAAAAATCAAGTGAGATTTACTAAAACGGGCACCTTTGATGGCGACTCAGTCGTGAAGTTAGCTCGCAAGTTGGCTTCTAAACCCTATGTGGTACTAAAGGATCCGCTGCCAGCAGGCCTCGCTAAGTTAACCTACGATGAATACCGTGACATTCGCTTTAACCCGATTTCGTCGATTTGGCGCGATCAAGGTTTACCCTTCCAAATGCAAATGTTTCACCGTGGCTTCTATTTCCAAGATTTAATCGAAATTGCCATTGTTGAAGCTAACCAAGCGACTCACTTAGCCTACGAGCCTAAGTATTTCACTGCGGGTGAGGTTATCACTCAAGCGTTGCCAAATGATGACATTGGTTACTCAGGCTTTCGCATTCATAACCAGTTAAACACCAACGGCGTTTATGACGAGTTGATGGTGTTCCAAGGTGCGAGCTATTTCCGTGCCTTAGGTAAAGGTAACTCCTATGGTTTATCTGCCCGTGGTTTAGCCTTGAAAACCGCAGATCCAGAAGGGGAAGAGTTCCCGATTTTCCGCGCATTTTGGGTTGAACGTCCTTCCTACGACAGCAACCTGATCGTGGTTCATGCATTGCTCGATAGCCCAAGTGTAGCGGGTGCGTATCGCTTCTCGGTGCGTCCTGGTGACAACACCCAAATTGACGTTGAAGCGACATTATTCCCTCGCGTCGAACTCAGCAAAGTGGGTCTAGCGCCAAGTACTAGCATGTTCTTACATTCACTCAATGGCCGCCATGATACCGACGACTTTAGACCCGAAGTCCACGATTCAGACGGTTTGTTAATGTTTAACGGCCGCGGTGAGCACCTATGGCGCCCACTGGCTAACCCACGCCAATTACAGGTAAGTGCATTTTCTGACAACTCGCCACAGGGTTTTGGGTTAATTCAACGTGAACGCAATTATGCCTCTTATCAAGATCTCGAAGCCCACTACGAGCGTCGTCCAAGTTTGTGGATTGAACCTGTGGGTAACTGGGGACAAGGTGCGGTCGTTCTGACAGAAATTCCAACAGAATCAGAAATTCATGATAATATCGTGAGCTTCTGGAAGCCGCGTCAGCCTATTCCTGCGGGCAGCGAATATCATTTTGCTTACCGTATGAGCTGGGGCGAGGAGCCAGTGGCGAAAACCAATTCTGTCGTGGTGAGTCGTACAGCCAGTGGTCGTGCCGACATCGCAAAAGCGACCCCAAGACGTTTGTTTGTCGTGGATTATCATCTTAACGGCGCCATGCCCGATGAATTACCGCTCGCGAAGGTTGAGTCTTCCGGTGGGGTGATTTCAAATGTGGTTATTGCGCGTAACGCGGCCAACAATGGTTATCGCCTCGCGTTTGAGTTGGAGCCAGAAGATAAGGAACTTATCGAATTACGTGCCGAACTCAAGTTCTCAACACCGCGTCAGGTTGAAACCTGGCTCTATCGCTGGACGCTTTAA
- the rplY gene encoding 50S ribosomal protein L25, with product MSYTIQAQTRTEIGKGSSRRLRHAGKVPAVIYGAGKEPVSIVFDHKDIINIQTNEDFYTSVVTIVLDGKEVGVRAQAMQRHAFKPMIEHVDFVYA from the coding sequence ATGTCTTACACTATCCAAGCACAAACCCGCACTGAAATAGGGAAAGGTTCGAGCCGCCGCCTACGTCATGCAGGTAAAGTTCCTGCTGTTATCTACGGCGCAGGCAAAGAGCCAGTTTCTATTGTTTTTGATCACAAAGACATCATCAACATTCAAACTAACGAAGACTTCTACACTTCTGTTGTGACTATCGTTTTAGATGGCAAAGAAGTAGGTGTTCGTGCACAAGCTATGCAACGTCACGCGTTCAAGCCAATGATCGAGCACGTTGACTTCGTTTACGCTTAA
- a CDS encoding DUF882 domain-containing protein translates to MTLLCPARRQLLLGLSGVALCSLIPSKAFASRSTKGVRDLSLYNRHTGEHNNGSYWIDGHYQSEVLNDFSHLLRDHRQNVAAPMDKRLFDLLYTLKSTLNTENEIHVISGYRSPKTNAMLAGKSSGVAKKSYHMQGMAMDIAIPGVNLKTLRDAALSLKLGGVGYYPKSGFVHVDCGPVRHW, encoded by the coding sequence GTGACGTTACTTTGTCCTGCCCGTAGGCAGTTGTTGTTAGGCCTCAGTGGTGTGGCATTGTGTTCTTTAATTCCTTCTAAAGCGTTTGCAAGTCGGTCGACCAAAGGGGTTCGCGATCTCAGCCTCTACAATCGCCACACGGGCGAGCATAACAATGGCAGTTATTGGATTGACGGCCATTACCAGAGCGAAGTGTTGAATGATTTTAGTCACTTGCTGCGGGATCATCGCCAGAATGTGGCGGCGCCCATGGATAAACGCTTATTCGATCTGCTTTACACCCTCAAGAGCACCCTCAATACGGAGAATGAGATCCATGTGATTTCTGGTTATCGTTCGCCCAAGACTAACGCCATGTTGGCGGGTAAGAGCAGTGGGGTGGCAAAGAAAAGTTATCACATGCAAGGCATGGCAATGGACATCGCTATCCCGGGTGTGAACCTAAAGACCCTTCGTGATGCGGCGTTATCGCTTAAATTAGGAGGAGTGGGTTATTACCCTAAGTCAGGTTTTGTGCATGTTGACTGTGGCCCAGTCCGCCACTGGTAG
- the mdoH gene encoding glucans biosynthesis glucosyltransferase MdoH, whose translation MTVSENSVLETEVLVGGSAMPNERPGAMEPQSLSQMPEGFPRRSTVANGVRSKVSRRFFVVGGALALSAFAIYEMGAVFSIGGITPLEYLMLALFAINFCWIALAFCSGIAGFFMLLKKPKPNELEQTELHTRTAILMPTYNESPDRVFSAVSVMAEALSQTGHGHAFDWFILSDTTDPEIALLEEQAFLVLRQETHKHSRVYYRRRRKNVARKAGNVADFCRRWGSRYDHLLVLDADSLMESSTITGLAQRMQADPDAGLIQTIPSLINGTTLMARLQQFAARIYGPVIGTGLGWWVQKEGNFWGHNAIIRTEAFMGAAGLPNLKGKPPFGGHILSHDFVEAALIRRAGWSVVIAYDLPGSYEECPPSIVDLAVRDRRWCQGNLQHSRILPTKGLHWVSRLHLMTGIMAYLSSPFWLLLILTGLMLALQAHFIRPEYFTDQFSLFPTWPIMDSDRALRLFYITMGVLFGPKIFGVLLLLKDGNFARSVGGRIKAILSVIFEVILSALIAPIMMFIHCGAVMSILMGRDSGWSPQRRDDGSMPWLTLIYRHRWHMLAGVMLGYAAILDSLTLLAWMSPALIGLWLAVPISAWTGSIKIGEFFKRIGILATPEERNPAPICIRAQEARAAYQAHIEQPWTLAQVLKDPALMELHLAMVDKQPLRAAGTPIEPVEAIVHVKVHEAQCQQSALALFNRQEMALVLANPLMLRSLQKLPEQFVPEDLVSFC comes from the coding sequence ATGACTGTATCCGAGAATTCGGTTCTTGAGACTGAAGTGCTCGTGGGTGGTAGCGCCATGCCTAATGAAAGGCCTGGCGCAATGGAACCCCAAAGCTTAAGCCAAATGCCTGAAGGATTTCCGCGTCGTAGCACCGTTGCCAATGGTGTACGTTCTAAGGTATCCCGTCGATTCTTTGTCGTGGGCGGAGCTCTGGCGCTGTCTGCTTTTGCTATCTACGAAATGGGCGCTGTATTCAGTATCGGAGGGATCACTCCCCTCGAATATCTGATGTTGGCGCTGTTTGCGATTAATTTCTGCTGGATTGCCTTGGCGTTTTGTAGTGGTATCGCAGGCTTCTTCATGTTGCTGAAAAAGCCCAAGCCAAACGAGCTTGAACAGACTGAGCTACATACCCGCACCGCGATTTTGATGCCAACCTATAACGAGTCGCCTGATCGGGTGTTCTCCGCGGTATCAGTGATGGCGGAAGCCTTATCCCAAACGGGGCATGGCCATGCATTCGATTGGTTTATCTTAAGTGATACCACAGATCCTGAAATCGCCCTGTTAGAAGAACAGGCGTTTTTAGTGCTACGCCAAGAAACCCATAAACATTCTCGCGTGTATTACCGCCGCCGTCGTAAGAACGTGGCGCGTAAAGCGGGTAACGTGGCGGATTTCTGCCGCCGATGGGGCTCTCGCTACGATCACTTATTGGTGCTGGACGCTGACAGTTTGATGGAGTCATCGACCATCACTGGCTTAGCACAACGTATGCAGGCCGATCCTGACGCCGGACTTATCCAGACGATTCCATCGCTCATCAATGGCACCACCTTAATGGCGCGTCTGCAGCAGTTTGCGGCGCGTATTTATGGTCCTGTGATTGGTACGGGGCTTGGTTGGTGGGTACAAAAAGAAGGTAACTTCTGGGGCCATAACGCTATTATTCGTACCGAAGCCTTTATGGGCGCAGCAGGTCTACCAAACCTTAAGGGTAAACCGCCATTTGGTGGTCATATCCTAAGCCATGACTTTGTCGAAGCGGCGCTGATTCGCCGTGCGGGCTGGAGTGTGGTCATTGCCTACGACTTACCCGGCTCTTATGAAGAATGTCCGCCATCTATTGTCGATTTAGCCGTGCGCGATCGCCGTTGGTGTCAAGGTAACTTACAGCATTCCCGTATTCTGCCAACTAAAGGTTTGCACTGGGTCAGCCGTTTGCACTTAATGACGGGCATTATGGCGTATCTGTCATCGCCATTCTGGTTGTTATTGATTCTGACTGGTTTGATGCTCGCGTTGCAGGCACACTTTATTCGTCCTGAGTATTTTACCGACCAATTCTCGCTGTTCCCGACATGGCCAATCATGGACTCGGATAGGGCATTAAGATTGTTCTATATCACTATGGGCGTGTTGTTTGGACCTAAGATTTTCGGCGTATTATTGCTGCTAAAAGATGGAAATTTTGCCCGCAGTGTCGGTGGTCGCATCAAGGCGATTTTGAGCGTGATCTTTGAGGTGATCCTCTCTGCGCTAATCGCACCTATCATGATGTTTATCCACTGCGGTGCGGTGATGTCGATTCTGATGGGGCGTGACAGTGGCTGGTCTCCACAGCGCCGTGACGATGGCAGCATGCCTTGGTTAACCCTGATCTATCGCCACCGCTGGCATATGCTGGCGGGCGTGATGTTAGGTTATGCGGCGATTTTGGACTCCTTAACATTGCTTGCGTGGATGAGCCCCGCCTTGATTGGTCTGTGGTTAGCCGTGCCGATTTCGGCGTGGACGGGGTCAATCAAAATTGGTGAGTTCTTTAAACGCATTGGCATTTTGGCCACGCCAGAGGAGCGTAATCCTGCGCCTATCTGTATTCGTGCTCAAGAGGCACGTGCCGCTTATCAGGCGCATATCGAGCAGCCTTGGACATTAGCGCAAGTGTTAAAAGATCCAGCGTTAATGGAACTGCATTTAGCTATGGTTGATAAGCAGCCACTGCGTGCGGCGGGTACACCCATTGAACCGGTTGAAGCTATTGTGCACGTAAAAGTGCATGAAGCGCAGTGCCAACAGAGTGCCTTGGCGTTATTTAACCGTCAGGAGATGGCGCTGGTGCTAGCCAATCCGCTGATGCTGCGAAGCTTGCAAAAGCTGCCAGAGCAGTTTGTGCCAGAAGACTTGGTCTCTTTCTGCTAG
- a CDS encoding translocation/assembly module TamB domain-containing protein, with protein MSKPPIHEPNATAQQENQTPEQLSLEQNPTCVQPKTLKLRIWQIFKLCTRIIVYVPLSLLVLTALLLGTEIGSRITVGLADKFVPDLALTYTSGSLNKDLTLAHASWSMDGIKVELKDLHLAWQPTCLLQKQLCVNALTASQIDVNIDTEALSSGSTEADVTPENDQPSELVLPFGIKLDSAELNNINIAVDKMRFSANHIQTAATWFAEGLTVEQLSSEGLAVLIPTDDSPAPDTDPQGAGTQATGTQATDTQITGTQVTDTKAAETAATAAAKTTTAAATTQPETEKSTTTVATASAKASADKPIVEKKPSTETAANPQADKQTDENADKQASTEEWALAHLPQVFMPFPVDVKHLSLDNSRLQIGPREDLFSHIELQGQFAKYQLTLEKLLLAHSYGEVSVVGQLALEQDYPLALEVQANVTQVAELPELTHQQLSLTLSQSVGQLGIHALAKGDVDFSLNGQLTLKDPTLPYKVKLEKVRAQWPLQHAEYLVSDLNLDSQGSLTQQAATLNGNVITPFHKVLAISSELHHQGAKLDIKQFTAKGELGSVDVTGELDYAKAITWKAKVLLDNLKLQEITLPETAQTPESTPTKDAKAPSTNTDKPAPAITNAPAPATTTAAATTNAKATTTTSASASASASATSSLPNSLISGQLQTTGRLLDKQWQVALTDTQLSGTMQGYPFDITADVSINDKLYISAKGVNAKVLGSTLTLAGETNKTWNLEGKLQVPDFGLWLPQASGQLQADINVTGEEKHPQVELTAQLVDLVHQNIKLRESTLKAYYKPLDAHEFALSLKSKALQLGSQSLDTVTLGSKGDIQNQKLTLSATGDLGLELGVTSQYDMKKSQLQAQVNKINLATPVGRWEIDKDILVGWDQNKSKGNISPFCLVNPNSKVCLDNQVTIGKTGEAQLSYAGNLGKLLVPVLPNNMQWDGSSSLLANFAWAAGRKPTANVDFNFTPGSIKLKRAKNREVTINYQQLDFKANLDAKRLLSSISFESEDVASWQSEVTVNVTPDRTLSGYANIKQINLQPLGEFFPQLNTLEGLLTSRLNFAGTLDAPEVSGNVSLTQGALALTANPTLINKIDMSMDLGGQQASLKGRWMMGNGLGRVTGDMRWPQGQFSGELAIKGDKLAVIQPPLTLLDVSPDLTIAFSSQQLEVKGVVDVPSGNIKIVQLAEGGVALSEDVVFDDSIAAAQPKASPYAIVADLNINVGNDLKVDGMGLKGKLQGTLKLQQQAFRPPLLFGDIKVKQGSYKFMGQTLKIRTGEVQFVGPTSVPNLNIEAIREIKSEDLVAGVRVTGTPARPVVTLFSNPAKEQAEILSYIIKGSGFNSSNNEQNNSLMMGAALGLGSQVGGGGAINNIGSTATGIIEEFGFSNVQLDTNDEGRVAISGFIGDNLMVKYGVGVFNPGYEMTVRYYLLSQLYLETVSGTLGQSLDIYYNFNIK; from the coding sequence ATGAGCAAGCCCCCTATTCATGAGCCTAATGCAACAGCTCAACAAGAGAATCAAACCCCTGAGCAATTGTCTTTGGAACAAAATCCAACGTGCGTGCAGCCCAAAACACTTAAGCTGCGCATTTGGCAAATATTTAAACTCTGCACGCGGATTATTGTTTACGTTCCCTTAAGTCTTTTGGTGTTAACGGCATTACTGCTCGGGACTGAAATTGGCTCGCGGATAACGGTGGGTTTAGCCGATAAGTTTGTGCCCGATCTGGCGCTCACCTACACCTCTGGCTCGTTAAATAAAGATCTCACCTTAGCCCACGCCAGTTGGTCGATGGATGGGATTAAGGTCGAGCTCAAGGATTTACATTTGGCATGGCAACCCACTTGTCTGCTACAAAAGCAGCTGTGCGTGAATGCCTTAACGGCGAGCCAAATCGATGTCAATATCGATACCGAGGCCTTAAGCTCAGGTTCCACTGAAGCAGACGTTACCCCCGAAAATGATCAGCCGAGTGAACTGGTTCTGCCCTTTGGCATAAAGCTCGACAGCGCCGAACTGAACAACATCAATATTGCGGTCGATAAGATGCGCTTTTCGGCAAATCATATTCAGACCGCTGCAACTTGGTTTGCCGAAGGACTGACGGTCGAGCAGCTTAGCAGTGAAGGCTTGGCCGTGTTAATTCCAACCGACGACAGTCCTGCGCCAGACACAGATCCTCAAGGCGCAGGCACTCAAGCTACAGGTACTCAAGCCACTGACACTCAAATCACAGGCACACAAGTCACTGACACCAAGGCAGCCGAGACAGCTGCAACTGCAGCGGCAAAAACCACGACCGCAGCGGCGACAACTCAGCCTGAGACCGAAAAATCAACAACCACAGTGGCGACTGCAAGTGCTAAAGCTTCAGCGGACAAGCCAATTGTCGAAAAGAAACCTTCTACGGAAACTGCCGCAAATCCTCAAGCAGATAAACAAACGGATGAAAACGCCGATAAGCAAGCATCTACAGAGGAATGGGCACTTGCCCATTTACCACAGGTTTTTATGCCTTTCCCGGTGGATGTCAAGCACCTCAGTTTAGACAACAGCCGTTTACAGATTGGTCCGCGCGAAGATCTATTTAGTCATATTGAGCTTCAAGGTCAATTTGCCAAGTATCAGTTAACTCTAGAAAAACTGCTGCTTGCCCATAGTTATGGCGAAGTGTCTGTGGTGGGTCAACTCGCCCTCGAACAGGACTATCCGCTCGCGCTTGAGGTTCAGGCCAATGTCACTCAGGTTGCCGAGTTGCCAGAACTGACCCATCAACAATTAAGCCTAACCCTTAGCCAAAGCGTCGGACAACTGGGGATCCACGCCCTTGCCAAAGGGGATGTGGATTTTAGTCTCAATGGACAATTGACCCTCAAAGATCCCACGCTGCCCTACAAGGTGAAACTGGAAAAAGTCCGCGCACAGTGGCCGCTGCAACATGCCGAGTATCTTGTGAGCGACCTCAATCTCGACAGCCAAGGCTCCCTCACTCAACAGGCCGCGACGCTCAATGGAAATGTCATCACACCTTTCCATAAAGTGTTAGCCATTAGCAGTGAGCTTCATCATCAGGGTGCAAAGCTCGATATTAAGCAGTTTACTGCGAAGGGCGAACTAGGTTCGGTCGATGTGACTGGTGAGCTAGATTACGCTAAGGCGATCACTTGGAAAGCCAAGGTATTGCTCGATAATCTGAAATTACAGGAAATCACACTGCCGGAAACTGCACAGACTCCAGAATCAACACCTACAAAGGACGCTAAAGCACCGAGCACAAATACCGATAAGCCAGCGCCAGCAATAACAAATGCTCCCGCTCCTGCGACAACAACTGCAGCTGCAACTACAAATGCAAAAGCAACTACAACTACAAGTGCAAGTGCAAGTGCAAGTGCAAGTGCAACGAGCAGCTTGCCAAACAGTTTAATCTCGGGCCAATTGCAGACCACCGGGCGCCTGTTAGATAAACAGTGGCAAGTGGCTCTAACGGACACCCAACTGTCAGGCACAATGCAGGGTTATCCGTTTGATATCACAGCCGATGTCAGCATCAACGATAAACTGTATATCAGCGCCAAAGGTGTCAATGCCAAGGTATTGGGTTCCACCTTAACCTTAGCGGGCGAAACCAACAAAACCTGGAACCTTGAGGGTAAACTGCAAGTCCCCGATTTCGGTTTATGGTTGCCCCAGGCCAGTGGTCAATTGCAGGCCGATATCAATGTCACTGGGGAAGAGAAACATCCACAAGTCGAGTTAACCGCGCAACTGGTCGATCTGGTGCATCAAAATATTAAGCTCAGGGAGTCAACACTCAAGGCTTACTATAAGCCTTTGGATGCCCATGAGTTTGCCCTATCACTCAAGTCAAAGGCACTGCAACTTGGCTCACAGAGTTTAGATACCGTGACCTTGGGCAGTAAAGGCGATATTCAAAACCAAAAATTGACTCTCAGCGCCACAGGGGATCTTGGGCTCGAGCTTGGCGTCACTAGCCAATACGATATGAAAAAATCCCAACTGCAGGCGCAGGTGAATAAAATCAACTTGGCAACCCCCGTCGGACGTTGGGAGATAGATAAGGATATTCTTGTCGGCTGGGATCAAAATAAGTCCAAAGGCAATATCAGCCCCTTCTGTCTAGTGAATCCCAACAGTAAGGTTTGCCTCGATAATCAAGTGACTATTGGCAAAACTGGCGAGGCTCAGCTCAGTTATGCGGGCAATCTAGGCAAGCTATTAGTGCCTGTATTACCCAACAATATGCAGTGGGATGGCAGTTCTTCACTGTTGGCAAATTTTGCTTGGGCGGCGGGACGTAAACCCACGGCCAATGTCGACTTTAATTTTACTCCCGGTAGCATCAAGCTTAAACGAGCCAAAAACCGTGAAGTCACCATTAATTATCAACAACTTGATTTCAAAGCTAACTTAGACGCTAAACGACTCCTCTCGTCAATTAGCTTTGAATCGGAAGATGTCGCCAGTTGGCAGAGTGAGGTCACGGTCAACGTAACGCCGGACAGAACCTTGTCGGGTTACGCCAATATCAAGCAAATTAACCTGCAACCTTTAGGTGAGTTTTTCCCGCAGCTCAATACTCTCGAAGGCTTGCTCACCAGCAGATTAAACTTTGCTGGCACCTTGGATGCGCCAGAAGTGTCGGGCAATGTGTCCTTAACCCAAGGCGCCCTCGCATTGACGGCCAACCCTACGCTTATCAATAAAATCGACATGTCGATGGACTTGGGCGGTCAACAGGCATCCCTCAAAGGCCGCTGGATGATGGGCAATGGTTTGGGGCGTGTTACGGGTGATATGCGCTGGCCTCAGGGCCAATTCAGTGGCGAGCTTGCAATTAAGGGCGACAAATTAGCCGTGATCCAACCGCCACTTACGCTACTTGATGTCTCGCCCGATCTCACCATCGCCTTTAGCAGTCAACAGCTCGAAGTTAAAGGGGTTGTCGATGTGCCTTCGGGTAATATCAAGATAGTCCAACTCGCTGAAGGCGGTGTTGCCCTGTCGGAAGATGTGGTCTTCGATGACTCGATTGCCGCGGCGCAACCTAAAGCTAGCCCCTATGCCATTGTGGCGGATCTAAACATTAATGTCGGTAACGACTTAAAAGTCGATGGCATGGGCCTTAAAGGTAAACTGCAAGGAACCTTAAAACTGCAGCAACAGGCGTTCCGCCCACCACTGCTATTTGGCGATATTAAAGTCAAACAAGGCAGCTATAAGTTTATGGGACAAACCCTGAAAATCCGTACCGGTGAAGTGCAGTTTGTCGGCCCGACATCCGTGCCTAACTTAAATATCGAAGCTATTCGTGAAATTAAGAGTGAAGATCTAGTCGCGGGTGTCCGTGTCACGGGCACGCCCGCCCGCCCAGTGGTAACCCTGTTCTCTAACCCTGCTAAGGAGCAAGCAGAGATCCTGTCTTACATTATCAAAGGCAGCGGCTTTAACAGCAGCAATAACGAGCAGAACAATTCGTTGATGATGGGAGCGGCGCTGGGCTTAGGTTCACAGGTCGGCGGCGGTGGCGCCATCAATAACATTGGCAGTACCGCCACTGGGATTATTGAAGAGTTTGGCTTCTCTAACGTACAACTGGACACCAACGATGAGGGCCGCGTGGCGATCAGTGGCTTTATCGGTGATAACCTGATGGTGAAATATGGTGTTGGGGTATTTAACCCAGGCTATGAGATGACGGTCAGATACTACCTGTTATCGCAACTCTATCTGGAAACGGTATCAGGTACCTTAGGCCAATCCCTCGATATCTATTACAACTTCAATATCAAGTGA